A single genomic interval of Bradyrhizobium sp. sBnM-33 harbors:
- a CDS encoding outer membrane protein produces MKKYLLATALAGLGSAPTIAADLAARPYTKAPALAAVYDWTGFYVGVNAGGGLGRNRTQHQPFPGQNYSLYLQPEGPLGGGQIGYNWQTNSVLGPIVFGVEADIQGAGLSDDRTNLNFGGLLVTNYSQRLDWFGTVRGRVGLAKGPVLSYVTAGFAYGDVNTTITQSVPGPAAATFSTDRLQGGWTVGSGVEAALGGNWTGKIEHLYLNLGNRTDFTAPLFAPSNVNTEIRQHIFRAGLNYRIGGNSNYQPVAAANWSGFYLGGNFGSGYGRDRSSLNVPLGPFVDTFNLAPDGFVGGVQAGYNWQAANWVFGVEADIQGSSLQDDKTCVLTCSAGLFAAYDAKLPWFGTVRGRLGYSVGPTLFYATGGYAYGNVKTRVTTDSFVGVVSNTFETTRSGWTAGAGIETPFTLLGLLGPNWTTKTEYLYVDLGSTSDNFIIGATPATTTRSVTEHIFRTGINYHFNSPVVAKY; encoded by the coding sequence ATGAAAAAGTACTTGCTGGCCACCGCTCTCGCTGGTCTGGGATCAGCTCCGACGATCGCTGCAGACCTGGCCGCGCGACCTTACACCAAAGCCCCGGCACTGGCAGCCGTCTACGACTGGACCGGCTTCTACGTCGGCGTCAACGCTGGAGGGGGGCTCGGACGCAACCGCACTCAACATCAGCCGTTTCCGGGCCAAAACTATTCGCTTTACCTGCAGCCCGAAGGCCCGCTCGGTGGCGGGCAGATCGGATACAACTGGCAGACCAATTCCGTACTCGGGCCGATCGTCTTTGGTGTTGAAGCGGATATCCAGGGAGCCGGCCTCAGCGACGACCGCACCAATCTGAATTTTGGGGGTCTGCTCGTTACGAACTATAGCCAGAGGCTCGATTGGTTCGGAACTGTTCGCGGGCGTGTCGGCCTGGCCAAGGGACCGGTGCTGAGCTACGTCACGGCCGGCTTTGCCTATGGCGACGTCAACACGACGATAACTCAGTCGGTACCGGGTCCGGCTGCGGCGACGTTTTCAACCGATCGCCTCCAGGGTGGATGGACCGTAGGCAGTGGTGTCGAGGCTGCGCTGGGCGGCAACTGGACCGGAAAGATCGAACATCTCTACCTGAATCTCGGCAACAGGACGGATTTCACCGCGCCGCTGTTCGCCCCAAGCAATGTCAATACCGAGATCCGCCAACACATTTTCCGCGCCGGCTTGAACTACCGGATTGGCGGTAACTCGAATTATCAGCCGGTGGCCGCGGCCAATTGGAGCGGTTTCTATCTCGGCGGCAATTTCGGGTCCGGCTACGGCCGTGACCGGAGTTCACTGAACGTGCCGCTTGGTCCGTTCGTGGACACCTTCAACCTGGCCCCCGACGGTTTCGTTGGCGGCGTGCAGGCGGGTTACAACTGGCAGGCGGCCAATTGGGTATTCGGTGTTGAGGCCGATATCCAGGGATCGAGCCTGCAAGACGACAAGACGTGCGTGTTGACCTGCAGCGCGGGCTTGTTCGCGGCTTACGATGCCAAGCTACCGTGGTTCGGCACTGTTCGGGGCCGCCTTGGCTATTCGGTCGGACCGACACTGTTCTATGCGACGGGCGGTTATGCCTATGGTAACGTCAAGACTCGCGTCACGACGGATTCGTTCGTTGGCGTGGTGTCGAACACGTTCGAGACGACAAGGAGCGGCTGGACCGCGGGTGCCGGCATCGAAACCCCGTTCACCCTGCTTGGATTGCTCGGCCCTAACTGGACCACCAAGACCGAATATCTCTATGTTGATCTCGGCTCCACCTCAGACAATTTCATTATCGGCGCGACTCCGGCAACGACCACCCGTTCGGTGACCGAGCATATCTTCCGCACCGGCATAAACTACCACTTCAATTCGCCAGTCGTTGCGAAATACTGA
- a CDS encoding homoserine dehydrogenase, giving the protein MVAPLRVGIAGLGTVGAEVVRLIEEQSRTLAERSGRGVRVVAVTARSKAKKRSLDLRGIDWAKSPLDLASNANVDCFVELMGGSGEPALSAIEAALKSGKSVVTANKALIAKHGVRLAKAAEKHGGALNYEAAVGAAIPVIKTLREGLAGTGVNRVYGILNGTCNYILSRMEHEGLSFAECLKDAQRLGYAEANPSFDVDGHDTAQKLAILASLAFGTKVAQSAVYVEGISSIAPEDLRAAEELGYRVKLLGVAVRTAKGIEQRVHPTMVPKSSSIAQVMGVTNAVTIDGEGIPPITLVGPGAGGAATASAVVADIADVARGIRAKPFGRPVDRLRDTTKAPMERHEGGYYIRLMARDLAGTAATIATRLAQQKISLESIVQRHPEGVDLNGATKKGSPVPVILITYATSEDAVYRALEAVQRDKVISGRPQVIRIEKN; this is encoded by the coding sequence ATGGTCGCACCCCTGAGAGTGGGTATCGCGGGGCTCGGCACTGTTGGTGCCGAAGTCGTCCGCCTCATCGAAGAGCAGTCGCGGACGCTTGCCGAGCGCAGCGGGCGCGGTGTGCGCGTCGTTGCCGTCACTGCGCGCTCGAAGGCGAAGAAGCGTTCGCTCGATCTCCGCGGTATCGACTGGGCGAAAAGCCCGCTTGATCTGGCCAGCAACGCCAACGTCGACTGCTTCGTCGAACTGATGGGCGGCTCCGGCGAGCCGGCGCTGTCGGCGATCGAGGCTGCGCTAAAGAGTGGCAAGTCGGTGGTAACTGCCAACAAGGCGCTGATCGCCAAGCACGGCGTGCGGCTGGCGAAGGCGGCCGAGAAGCACGGCGGCGCGTTGAACTACGAGGCGGCGGTCGGCGCCGCCATTCCGGTGATTAAGACCTTGCGCGAAGGGCTTGCGGGCACCGGTGTCAACCGCGTCTACGGCATCCTCAATGGCACCTGCAATTACATCCTGAGCCGGATGGAGCATGAGGGATTGTCATTTGCCGAATGCCTGAAAGACGCGCAGCGGCTCGGGTATGCCGAAGCCAATCCGTCCTTCGACGTCGATGGCCATGACACGGCGCAGAAGCTCGCGATTCTGGCGAGTCTTGCCTTCGGTACCAAGGTGGCGCAGAGCGCGGTGTATGTCGAAGGGATCTCCTCGATTGCACCGGAAGATTTGCGTGCGGCCGAAGAACTCGGCTACCGCGTCAAGCTGCTTGGCGTGGCGGTGCGCACCGCCAAGGGTATCGAGCAGCGCGTGCATCCGACCATGGTGCCGAAATCGTCCTCGATCGCGCAGGTGATGGGCGTCACCAACGCCGTGACCATCGACGGCGAGGGCATCCCGCCGATCACGCTGGTGGGGCCGGGCGCCGGAGGTGCAGCGACCGCGTCCGCCGTTGTTGCCGACATCGCCGATGTGGCGCGCGGCATTCGCGCCAAGCCGTTCGGGCGTCCCGTCGATCGGCTGCGCGACACCACCAAGGCGCCGATGGAACGGCACGAGGGCGGCTACTACATCCGCTTGATGGCGCGCGATCTCGCCGGCACCGCCGCCACCATCGCTACGCGCCTTGCCCAGCAGAAGATCTCGCTGGAGTCGATCGTGCAGCGCCATCCCGAGGGTGTCGACTTGAATGGCGCCACGAAGAAGGGGTCACCAGTTCCGGTCATTCTGATTACCTACGCAACTTCAGAGGATGCGGTGTATCGTGCGCTGGAGGCGGTGCAGCGCGATAAAGTGATCAGCGGCCGGCCGCAGGTGATACGGATCGAGAAAAACTAG
- a CDS encoding class I SAM-dependent methyltransferase → MDEVTLQFYRDNAEAYAKRTFTSRQARLTAFLAQLPPGASILELGCGAGGDTAEMLAREFDVRPTDGSSEMAAIASKHLGRTVETLLFHELDEIEAYDAVWANACLLHVPRPELAEILARIRRALKPGGVFYASYKEGEAGGRDTLDRYYNYPSQDWLRATYAEAGNWSSLLMERGEVKGFDDKMASMLFVVAQKTTDGELPGIEFPR, encoded by the coding sequence GTGGACGAAGTGACGCTGCAATTCTACCGCGATAACGCCGAGGCCTATGCCAAGCGTACGTTCACCTCGCGCCAGGCGCGGCTGACGGCGTTTCTGGCGCAGCTTCCGCCGGGCGCTTCCATTCTCGAACTCGGCTGCGGCGCCGGCGGCGACACCGCGGAAATGCTGGCGCGTGAGTTCGATGTCCGACCTACCGACGGATCGTCGGAAATGGCGGCCATCGCCTCAAAGCATCTCGGCCGCACCGTCGAGACGCTGCTGTTCCATGAGCTCGACGAGATCGAAGCCTATGATGCCGTCTGGGCCAATGCCTGCCTGCTTCATGTGCCCAGGCCAGAGCTTGCGGAGATACTTGCACGGATTCGGCGCGCGCTGAAACCGGGTGGCGTGTTCTATGCCAGTTATAAAGAAGGCGAGGCCGGCGGGCGCGACACGCTCGATCGCTACTACAACTATCCCTCGCAGGATTGGCTGCGTGCCACCTATGCCGAGGCGGGGAACTGGAGCTCGCTGTTGATGGAGCGCGGCGAAGTCAAAGGCTTCGACGACAAGATGGCGTCGATGCTGTTCGTCGTGGCTCAAAAAACAACTGACGGTGAGCTGCCGGGCATCGAATTCCCCCGCTAA
- a CDS encoding DedA family protein has translation MDDYVRALADFVRDNQVWAAPIVLVLAFGESLAFVSLVVPAWGALVAIGALIGVSGISFWPVWLAGGLGAALGDWVSYWIGFKYKEHVAEMWPLSRYPGILLRGEDFVKKWGVPSIFIGRFFGPLRASVPLAAGIFEMSYWPFQIANFVSALVWSAVLLLVGDVMGKLAEWLWRVA, from the coding sequence ATGGATGATTATGTGCGTGCTCTGGCTGATTTCGTGCGCGACAATCAGGTCTGGGCCGCCCCGATCGTCCTGGTGCTAGCATTCGGCGAATCGCTGGCTTTCGTCTCGCTGGTGGTTCCGGCCTGGGGCGCGCTGGTCGCGATCGGCGCGCTGATCGGCGTCAGCGGCATCAGCTTCTGGCCGGTCTGGCTCGCCGGCGGCCTCGGCGCGGCGCTCGGCGACTGGGTCTCTTACTGGATCGGCTTCAAATACAAGGAGCACGTCGCAGAGATGTGGCCGCTGTCGCGCTATCCGGGAATCCTGCTGCGCGGCGAAGACTTCGTCAAGAAATGGGGCGTGCCCTCAATCTTCATCGGCCGGTTCTTCGGCCCGCTGCGGGCCTCGGTGCCGCTCGCCGCCGGCATCTTCGAGATGTCCTACTGGCCGTTCCAGATCGCCAATTTCGTCTCGGCGCTGGTCTGGTCGGCCGTTCTGCTACTGGTCGGCGACGTCATGGGCAAACTCGCCGAATGGCTGTGGCGGGTGGCGTAG
- the argC gene encoding N-acetyl-gamma-glutamyl-phosphate reductase, whose amino-acid sequence MSSKKKIGILGASGYTGADAVRLLARHPNAEITALTANTHAGKSMGDVFPHFFMLDLPKLIEWEKVDWTTLDAVFCGLPHGTTQEIIAAVLRANPGIKVLDMSADFRLRDKHTYAQWYGHEHRALELQGEAVYGLTEFYREKITSARLVACPGCYPTAALLALVPLAKAKLIDVDDIVIDAKSGVTGAGRGLKQNTLFSEAGEGLSPYSVGTHRHAPEIEQEIGVAAGSAVTVNFTPHLIPMARGELCTSYVRLNRGATPDDLRAALEKAYANEPFVHVVKKGVLPQTQNVRGSNYVQIGVVPDRIKNRAIVISTLDNLVKGSAGQAIQNMNLMFGLPETAGLEQIALFP is encoded by the coding sequence ATGAGCTCGAAAAAGAAGATCGGCATTCTCGGCGCCTCCGGTTACACCGGAGCCGACGCGGTGCGCCTGTTGGCGCGGCATCCGAATGCCGAGATCACCGCGCTCACCGCCAACACCCACGCTGGCAAGTCGATGGGTGACGTGTTCCCGCATTTCTTCATGCTGGACCTACCGAAGCTCATTGAATGGGAGAAGGTTGACTGGACCACGCTCGACGCGGTGTTCTGCGGGCTGCCGCACGGCACCACGCAGGAGATCATTGCCGCGGTTCTCAGGGCCAACCCCGGGATCAAGGTGCTCGACATGTCCGCCGATTTCCGGCTGCGCGACAAGCACACCTATGCGCAATGGTACGGCCATGAGCACCGGGCGCTCGAACTGCAGGGCGAAGCCGTCTACGGCCTCACCGAATTCTACCGGGAGAAGATCACGTCTGCCCGGCTGGTCGCCTGTCCCGGCTGTTATCCGACCGCGGCGCTGCTCGCGCTGGTGCCGCTCGCCAAGGCAAAACTGATCGACGTCGACGACATCGTCATCGATGCCAAATCGGGCGTCACCGGCGCCGGGCGCGGCTTGAAGCAGAACACGCTGTTCAGCGAGGCGGGCGAGGGGCTGTCGCCCTATTCGGTCGGCACCCACCGGCACGCGCCCGAGATCGAGCAGGAGATCGGCGTCGCCGCCGGCTCAGCGGTAACGGTGAACTTCACGCCGCATCTGATCCCGATGGCGCGCGGAGAACTCTGCACGTCCTATGTCAGGCTGAACCGTGGCGCGACGCCGGACGATCTGCGGGCCGCACTGGAGAAGGCATACGCCAACGAGCCGTTTGTGCATGTCGTCAAGAAGGGCGTGCTGCCGCAGACCCAGAACGTGCGCGGCTCCAACTATGTGCAGATCGGCGTCGTCCCGGACCGCATCAAGAACCGGGCGATCGTGATTTCCACGCTCGACAACCTGGTGAAGGGCTCGGCCGGGCAGGCGATCCAGAACATGAACTTGATGTTCGGATTACCCGAGACGGCCGGGCTGGAGCAGATCGCGCTATTTCCGTGA
- a CDS encoding PHA/PHB synthase family protein, whose protein sequence is MSDVNTETQASKTFNAEAFAMNIAKAMETSGQALAAYLKPRENGEPKDKPPSEIGEVVKTFTKVAEYWLTDKERAEALQIRMGKAYLELWGSAMRRMAGEQAKPAIEPSPRDKRFKDPEWKSNLFFDFVLQLYLLTAQWAQELVKNAEGVDPHTRKKAEFYVQQITNAIAPSNFVLTNPEVLRETLASNGDNLVRGMKMLAEDIEAGRGMLRIRQSDPTNLEVGVNMATTPGKVIYQNELMQLIQYTPTTETVLRTPLLIVPPWINKFYILDLKPEKSYIKWCVDQGITVFVISWVNPDKELGKKTFDDYMKEGPLAAMDVIEKVTGEMKVHTAGYCVGGTLLASTLAWLAEKRRQRVTSATLFAAQVDFTHAGDLLVFVDEDQIATLEREMEARGFLEGSKMAMAFNMLRSNDLIWSYVVSNYLKGQPPASFDLLHWNSDATRMPAANHSYYLRNCYLENRLSSGSMVLDNTLLDLSKVKVPIYNLATREDHIAPADSVLYGSQFFGGPVRYVLSGSGHIAGVVNPPAAGKYQYWTNDNIKDVTLADWLKNATEHKGSWWPDWLQWLEGIDPERVPARAVGSEEMPPIEDAPGSYVKVRA, encoded by the coding sequence ATGAGTGACGTCAACACCGAGACCCAGGCATCGAAAACATTCAACGCCGAAGCCTTTGCCATGAATATTGCGAAGGCGATGGAGACGAGCGGCCAGGCGCTCGCGGCCTATCTCAAACCTCGCGAGAACGGTGAACCAAAGGACAAGCCGCCCAGCGAAATCGGCGAGGTCGTCAAGACCTTCACCAAGGTGGCGGAATACTGGCTGACGGACAAGGAGCGCGCCGAAGCCCTGCAGATCAGGATGGGTAAAGCATATCTCGAGCTCTGGGGCTCTGCGATGCGCCGCATGGCCGGCGAACAGGCCAAGCCTGCGATCGAGCCGTCGCCGCGCGACAAGCGCTTCAAGGATCCGGAGTGGAAATCGAATCTGTTCTTCGATTTTGTGCTGCAGCTCTATCTGCTCACCGCGCAATGGGCGCAAGAGCTGGTGAAGAACGCCGAAGGTGTCGATCCGCACACGCGCAAGAAGGCCGAGTTCTACGTTCAGCAGATCACCAACGCGATCGCGCCGTCGAATTTCGTGCTTACCAATCCGGAAGTGCTGCGCGAGACGCTGGCCTCCAACGGCGACAACCTCGTTCGCGGCATGAAGATGCTGGCTGAGGACATCGAGGCCGGGCGGGGCATGCTGCGCATCCGGCAGTCCGATCCGACGAATCTCGAAGTCGGCGTCAACATGGCGACGACGCCTGGCAAGGTGATTTACCAGAACGAGCTGATGCAGCTCATCCAGTACACGCCGACCACGGAGACGGTGTTGCGCACGCCGCTTCTGATCGTGCCGCCCTGGATCAACAAGTTCTACATTCTCGACCTCAAGCCGGAAAAATCCTACATCAAATGGTGCGTCGATCAGGGCATCACGGTTTTCGTGATCTCCTGGGTCAATCCGGACAAGGAGCTCGGCAAGAAGACCTTCGACGACTACATGAAGGAAGGCCCGCTCGCCGCGATGGATGTCATCGAAAAGGTGACGGGCGAGATGAAGGTTCATACCGCAGGCTACTGCGTCGGGGGCACCCTGCTCGCCTCGACCTTGGCCTGGCTCGCCGAGAAGCGGCGCCAGCGCGTCACCTCCGCGACGTTGTTTGCGGCGCAGGTCGACTTCACCCATGCCGGCGATCTGCTCGTATTCGTCGACGAAGACCAGATCGCGACGCTGGAGCGCGAGATGGAAGCACGGGGCTTTCTCGAAGGCAGCAAGATGGCGATGGCCTTCAACATGCTGCGTTCCAACGACCTGATCTGGTCCTATGTCGTCAGCAACTACCTGAAGGGACAGCCGCCCGCCTCCTTCGACCTCCTGCACTGGAATTCCGACGCCACGCGGATGCCCGCGGCCAACCATTCCTATTACCTGCGCAACTGCTATCTGGAGAACCGGCTCTCCTCCGGCAGCATGGTGCTCGACAACACGCTGCTCGACCTGTCGAAGGTCAAGGTACCCATCTACAATCTGGCGACGCGCGAGGACCACATCGCGCCGGCGGACTCGGTGCTCTACGGCTCGCAGTTCTTCGGTGGCCCGGTCAGATATGTGCTGTCCGGCTCCGGCCACATCGCAGGCGTGGTCAACCCGCCGGCCGCGGGCAAGTACCAGTACTGGACCAACGACAACATCAAGGATGTCACGCTCGCCGACTGGCTGAAGAACGCCACCGAGCACAAGGGTTCGTGGTGGCCCGACTGGCTGCAATGGCTGGAGGGCATCGACCCCGAGCGCGTGCCCGCACGCGCCGTCGGTTCCGAGGAGATGCCGCCGATCGAGGACGCGCCCGGCAGTTACGTCAAGGTCCGCGCGTAG
- a CDS encoding FMN-binding negative transcriptional regulator, whose amino-acid sequence MYTPPPFKSDRAASLAFAEARGFGLACAWDGNKPTASSLPFYLTSANDGTPRAAFHVARQNPLVKLADGATPWLLAVNGTDTYVSPDWYVSPDQVPTWLYQAVHLTGSVRVMLDDELAAQIETLSAKFEERLLPKKPWLSSKMTAGRLAAMKKAIVGLEMTIEEVEGSFKLNQHKSDADHIALAQALASQGDADAREIAALMRAARPLAFAAITVQDKQTTTPEERNA is encoded by the coding sequence ATGTATACGCCACCACCGTTCAAGTCCGACCGCGCCGCGAGCCTCGCGTTCGCGGAAGCGCGCGGCTTTGGCCTTGCCTGCGCGTGGGATGGCAACAAGCCCACCGCCTCGTCGCTGCCGTTCTATCTGACCTCAGCCAATGACGGCACGCCACGCGCGGCGTTTCACGTTGCGCGGCAAAATCCGCTGGTGAAGCTCGCCGATGGCGCGACCCCGTGGCTGTTGGCCGTCAATGGCACCGATACCTATGTGTCGCCGGACTGGTACGTCTCGCCGGATCAGGTGCCGACCTGGCTCTATCAGGCCGTGCATCTGACCGGCTCGGTGCGGGTGATGTTGGACGATGAGCTCGCCGCGCAGATCGAGACGCTGAGCGCGAAGTTCGAGGAGCGGCTGTTGCCTAAGAAGCCGTGGCTGTCGTCGAAGATGACGGCAGGGCGGCTGGCGGCGATGAAGAAGGCGATCGTGGGACTCGAGATGACGATCGAAGAGGTGGAGGGCAGCTTCAAGCTGAACCAGCACAAGTCGGACGCCGACCACATCGCGCTGGCCCAGGCGCTCGCCTCGCAAGGCGACGCCGACGCGCGCGAAATCGCAGCCCTGATGCGCGCGGCACGGCCGCTGGCATTCGCGGCGATTACGGTACAAGACAAGCAAACGACGACGCCTGAAGAAAGGAACGCGTGA
- a CDS encoding MAPEG family protein, giving the protein MTRELFWLTLTVILTGLMWIPYIINRCQVRGLSGAMANPSRNDKPHADWANRLMFAHDNAVENLVIFAPLVLILHAIDYSDRWTVLACAVYFWSRVAHLIVYTLGLPVFRTLAFTVGFLAQAVLALAIFRVV; this is encoded by the coding sequence ATCACGCGTGAATTGTTCTGGCTGACTCTGACCGTGATTTTGACCGGGCTGATGTGGATCCCCTACATCATCAACCGCTGTCAGGTGCGCGGCCTCTCCGGTGCCATGGCCAACCCGTCGCGCAACGACAAGCCGCACGCGGATTGGGCCAATCGGCTGATGTTCGCGCATGACAACGCGGTCGAGAACCTCGTGATCTTCGCACCGCTGGTCTTGATCCTGCACGCGATCGACTATTCCGACAGATGGACCGTGCTCGCCTGCGCCGTCTATTTCTGGTCGCGTGTCGCGCACCTTATCGTCTACACGCTGGGCCTGCCGGTATTCCGCACGCTGGCCTTCACCGTCGGCTTCCTCGCGCAAGCCGTGCTGGCGCTGGCGATCTTCAGGGTGGTTTGA
- a CDS encoding MBL fold metallo-hydrolase: MELTRRHALTGAAALAAMPLLPQAPAEAAAPVADKQAPSFYRYKVGDAQVTAISDGVNNFALPDTFVLNAKKDEVNAALEKAFMPKDKMSIQFAPLVINTGGKLVVVDTGNGAAAFASSKGNVGQFGANMIAAGFDPKAVDIVVISHFHGDHINGLLTAENTPAFPNAEVLVPAAEWKYFMDDGEMSRAPEGRMQTVFKNVRRVLEAGLKKKVTPYEWGKEVAPGLTAVETIGHTPGHTSYVLASGSDKVFIQSDVTNHPALFVTNPGWHLMFDQDPALAEKTRRRVYDMLVADKMRVQGFHYPFPANGFVEKDGNGYRLIPAPWNPVI, translated from the coding sequence ATGGAACTGACACGTCGTCACGCACTCACCGGAGCGGCCGCGCTCGCCGCCATGCCGCTGTTGCCGCAGGCGCCCGCCGAGGCGGCTGCCCCTGTGGCGGACAAGCAGGCGCCGAGCTTCTATCGCTACAAGGTGGGCGATGCCCAGGTGACGGCGATTTCGGATGGCGTCAACAATTTCGCGCTGCCTGACACGTTCGTGCTCAACGCCAAGAAGGACGAAGTCAACGCGGCGCTCGAAAAGGCCTTCATGCCGAAGGACAAGATGTCGATCCAGTTCGCGCCGCTGGTCATCAATACCGGCGGCAAGCTCGTGGTGGTCGATACCGGCAACGGCGCCGCGGCCTTTGCATCGAGCAAGGGCAATGTCGGCCAGTTCGGCGCCAACATGATCGCCGCCGGCTTCGACCCCAAGGCGGTCGACATCGTCGTGATCTCGCACTTCCACGGTGATCACATCAACGGTCTGTTGACCGCCGAGAACACGCCTGCCTTTCCCAATGCCGAGGTGCTCGTGCCGGCGGCGGAGTGGAAATACTTCATGGACGACGGCGAGATGAGCCGGGCGCCCGAGGGGCGGATGCAGACCGTGTTCAAGAACGTCCGCCGTGTGCTGGAGGCGGGGCTCAAAAAGAAGGTGACGCCCTATGAGTGGGGCAAGGAAGTAGCGCCTGGACTGACGGCGGTGGAAACCATCGGCCACACGCCGGGCCACACTTCCTATGTTCTCGCGTCCGGCTCGGACAAGGTGTTCATCCAGTCCGACGTCACCAACCACCCCGCACTGTTCGTCACCAACCCGGGGTGGCACCTGATGTTCGACCAGGATCCGGCCCTGGCAGAAAAGACCCGGCGCCGGGTCTACGACATGCTGGTCGCCGACAAGATGCGGGTCCAAGGCTTCCACTATCCATTTCCGGCCAACGGCTTTGTCGAAAAGGACGGCAATGGCTATCGGCTGATTCCGGCGCCGTGGAATCCGGTGATTTGA
- a CDS encoding LL-diaminopimelate aminotransferase, giving the protein MEDFYRIRRLPPYVFEKVNQAKAAARNAGADIIDMGMGNPDLPTPPHVLEKLKETLGKPRTDRYSASRGINGLRKAQAAYYGRRFGVKLNPDTQVVATLGSKEGFANVAQAITAPGDVVLCPNPSYPIHAFGFLMAGGVIRSVPSEPTPQFFEAVERAIIHSIPKPIALIVCYPSNPTAYVAELDFYKDLVAFAKKHEIFILSDLAYAEVYFDDSNPPPSVLQVPGAIDVTVEFTSMSKTFSMAGWRMGFAVGNERIIAALARVKSYLDYGAFTPIQVAATAALNGPDDCIKEMRDTYRKRRDALVESFGRAGWEIPPPQASMFAWAPLPKAFEGVGSMQFATLMVEKSGVVVSPGVAFGEHGEGYVRIAMVENEQRIRQAARGVRRFLESGIETLHNVVPLANRR; this is encoded by the coding sequence ATGGAAGATTTTTATCGCATTCGCCGCCTGCCGCCTTACGTGTTCGAGAAGGTCAACCAGGCCAAGGCGGCCGCGCGCAATGCCGGGGCCGACATTATCGACATGGGCATGGGCAATCCGGACCTGCCGACGCCACCCCATGTGCTCGAGAAGCTGAAGGAGACGCTGGGCAAGCCGCGGACCGATCGCTACTCGGCCTCGCGCGGCATCAACGGCCTGCGCAAGGCGCAAGCCGCCTATTACGGACGGCGGTTCGGCGTGAAACTCAATCCGGACACCCAGGTCGTTGCGACGCTGGGTTCGAAGGAAGGCTTTGCCAATGTGGCGCAGGCGATTACCGCGCCCGGCGACGTCGTGCTGTGCCCCAATCCGAGCTACCCGATTCACGCCTTCGGCTTTCTGATGGCGGGCGGCGTGATCCGCTCGGTGCCCTCGGAACCGACCCCGCAATTTTTCGAGGCGGTGGAGCGCGCCATAATTCATTCGATCCCGAAGCCGATCGCGCTGATCGTCTGTTATCCCTCCAATCCGACCGCCTATGTCGCCGAGCTCGATTTCTACAAGGATCTGGTGGCGTTCGCGAAGAAGCACGAGATCTTCATCCTGTCGGACCTGGCTTACGCTGAGGTCTATTTCGACGACAGCAATCCGCCGCCCTCGGTGCTGCAGGTTCCCGGCGCAATTGACGTCACCGTCGAATTCACCTCGATGTCGAAGACGTTCTCGATGGCGGGCTGGCGCATGGGCTTTGCGGTCGGCAATGAGCGGATCATTGCCGCGCTGGCGCGGGTGAAATCCTACCTTGACTACGGCGCGTTCACGCCCATTCAAGTCGCCGCCACCGCCGCGCTGAACGGGCCGGACGATTGCATCAAGGAAATGCGCGATACCTACCGCAAGCGCCGTGACGCGCTGGTCGAATCGTTCGGCCGGGCAGGGTGGGAAATTCCGCCGCCGCAGGCTTCGATGTTTGCTTGGGCGCCATTGCCCAAGGCGTTCGAGGGCGTCGGCAGCATGCAGTTCGCGACCCTGATGGTGGAGAAGTCGGGCGTGGTGGTTTCGCCCGGTGTTGCCTTCGGCGAGCATGGCGAAGGCTATGTCCGCATCGCCATGGTGGAAAACGAGCAGCGTATCCGCCAGGCCGCGCGCGGGGTGCGCCGCTTCCTTGAAAGCGGCATTGAAACGTTGCACAACGTGGTTCCTCTCGCCAACCGGCGCTAA